The Candidatus Brocadia sp. genome includes the window GATTATCCCGGAGGAATCTCGAGTCATATCCGATAGATAATGGTAAACAAATTATAGAATAGGTAAACCGCTTTTGTGAATAAACCAAACTAATATTCTTCTAAATGATACCACTCTGCATTTTCAAGCCAGTTTTGTGGACGTGAAACAAAGTCAAGTATATTTTCCAATATAAAATAATGTTTCTTTTCTTCATCCGCTATCTTCAAGAATATCTCCTTTTGAGATGGATTATTTACTTCACCGGCCTTTTCTAAATAAAATATCTGGCTTTTTTTCTCAATTTCCTGTGCCTTTTTATATAGTCCAATTTGCGAGATATTTACACCAACTATATCATTCTCTTCTTTCATCTTTGCAAAAATATTTTTTACGTTTGATAATATCTCTGTATCAAGCATTTGAATTGTTTCGCTGTTTTTCATCTTCTGTAAGATATCGTAATGTTTTACTTCGGCATCTGCCAGGAGATATAATATTTTTTTAATTCCTGAGTTGTTGATCTTTTGGGCTGAATCATGGTAATAGTTCTCACCGTCTTTTTCCATCTGCATTGCATAGTCATAGATATTCATTGTGTGATCTCCTGGTTTTCGTTTGTATGGGCTAACATAAAAGGAAGATTGGGGCTATTGGTAAAGAGAAACCGCTTTTTGAAAGAGTTTTTTCAGATCAATTCTTCCATCTCTGATCTGGGAGCGCGCATCATAAGGTTACTCACCGCCTCTAAGGGATTTTTGTCGGTAAAGAGCACTGAGTAGATTTCTCTCGTGATGGGCATTTCTACCTTAAATTTATCCGAAAGGGTCATAACGGATTTTGTAGTCCAGACGCCTTCTGCAATTTGTTCCATTTTCTCCAGAATTTCCTGCAATTTTTTCCCTTTCCCAATCTGCTCGCCAACCCACCGGTTTCGTCCGTAAGGACTGATACACGTTGTTATTAAGTCGCCCAGCCCTGTAAGGCCAGAAAAAGTGCATCTCTGTGCCCCCATTGCAATACCGAGACGGCTGATTTCTGCCAATCCGCGCGAAATAAGGGCTGCCTTCGAATTATCACCAAATTTCAGGCCGTCACATATGCCCGCGGCTATAGCGATCACATTTTTCATAGCTGCGCCCAACTCAACACCGATCATATCAGGGTTTGTGTAGACCCTGAACCTCTCCGTGGTGAAAACTTCTTGAACGACTCGTGCCAAATTACCATCTATTGATGATGCAACGATGGTCGTGGGTAGTCCTCGCGCGACCTCTTCCGCATGACTTGGACCCAGAAGCAAAGAGATGGGTTGCTTCCCCAGCACGTTTGTAATAATCTCGCTGGGTCTCATGAGTGTGTCATTTTCAATTCCTTTTGTAACGCTGACGATTGGTATGCCAGGAACAAAGATGCCTTTAAATTTTGTGAGCACAGAGCGCAGGTAAGGGGTGGGTGTAGCAGATACAATGAGTTCTGCATTCATTAACTTATTTGAGATATCTGAGGTTATGTATATTCCTTCAGGAATTGGAATACCTTTTAAAAATTTAACGTTTTCTTTTTTTTCACGCAGATAATCTACGTATGATGCATCGGCACCCCACAGGGTAATTGCATAGCCCTTTTTATGTAACAGGATGGCAAGCGTGGTTCCCCATCCACCGTTGCCAACAACCGTTATTTTTTTAATGAATGATTTCGAAGTCATTTTCTCATTGAAGGAATAAAAAATAGGGCTGGATTGCTCCAGCCCTTGAAATGCCTCTTAAAAACCGCAAATAAACTAGGAAAACGACCTGCAATAGGTAAATTTATCTTCCCAATTGCTATTTTGCAACCTGATATGCCTCAACTTCAGAATATAATGGGTATGCGGAACAGAGGTCTTTCACCGTTTTCCGAACGGCATCTTTAACTTTAGTATCGTTTGGTTGCGAAAGTACTTTGTCAATACACTCTGCTATTTTAATGACCTCAGCTTCTTTCATACCCCTTGAAGCTACCGTGGGTGTTCCAATACGGATACCACTCGGTTCGTTTGCGCCCCTTTCATCAAAAGGAATCGTATTTCTATTCAGGATGATATCTACTGTCTCCAACAACATTTGAGCCTCTTTTCCCGTAATACCCTTGTTGCGTAAGTCGATCAGGAAAAGATGGTTGTCTGTCCCACCCGATACGATGTTATAACCCCTTTTAACAAATTCCTGAGCCATTGCCTTTGCATTTTGTACCGTTTGTCGTTGACATTGTTTGAATTCCTCAGTCATTGCCTCTTTAAATGCAACTGCTTTTGCCGCAATGATGTGCATGAAAGGACCACCCTGAATTCCTGGGAAAACCACTGAGTCAACCTGTTTTGCATACTTTGCTTTGCATAAGATCAAACCGCCTCTGGGTCCTCGCAGTGTCTTATGAGTTGTCGTGGTAACAAAATCCGCATAGGGAACCGGATTAGGATGTACACCGCCGGCAACAAGTCCGGCGATATGGGCAATATCTGCCATAAAGTACGCTCCAACCTCATCTGCAATTTTTCTGAATCGTGGGAAGTCGAGTATCCTGGGGTATGCACTTGCACCAGCGATGATCATATGGGGTTTCGTTTTAAGAGCAATGTCACGTAATTCGTCGTAATCTATATATCCAGTTTCTTTTTTTACACCATAGTGGGTAATCTCATACAGCATTCCCGAGAAGTTCTTTTTAAATCCGTGGGTAAGGTGTCCACCGTGGGACAAATCCATACCTAAAATACGGTCTCCTGGTTTTAGCACTGCAAAGCAAACAGCCATATTGGCCTGTGAACCTGCGTGTGGCTGAACATTGGCATATTCCGCCCCAAAGATTTTTTTTGCCCGTTCAATTGCCAGCATTTCTACGGTATCTACATTTCCACAACCGGCATACCATCGTTTTCCTGAATAACCTTCGGCATATTTATTGGTCATGGAAGACCCCTGGGCTTCCTGTACTGCAGGACTGCAAATGTTTTCAGATGCAATCAGGTCAATAGTATTTTGTTGCCTTTCTGATTCCTCTTGTATGGCCTGCCATACTTCTGGGTCGTCATTTTTTAACGTAATCATAATTTTGCTTTATCCCTAAAAAATATGTTTACTGTAGTACCGACTTGCGTAGTCGGATTTTGGTGGGTATTGATTCCCACGCTACGAAGTTACTGTGAAAATCCCTAAAAGTTTAATGAGTTTTTACCAACCTCCATTTTAGATACGCTTCCATAAACTCATCAATTTCACCATCCAGCACAGCTTGTGTATTTCCTGTTTCTTTACCAGTACGTAAATCTTTCACGAGTGAATAGGGTTGTAGTACATAGGATCGGATTTGATGACCCCATGCAATTTCTCCCTTCTCGTCATAAGCTGCAGAGAGTTCTTTCTCTCTTTCTTTTTCTTTTATCTGATACATTTTTGCTTTTAACATACTTAAGGCCATTCGTCGATTCTGGTGCTGTGAACGTTCACTCTGACATTGTACAACAATCCCCGTGGGAATATGGGTAATACGAACGGCCGATGAAGTCTTGTTTACATGCTGACCTCCAGCCCCGGATGCACGGTAGGTATCCACCCGCAACTCATTTTCGTTAATTTCAACCTCTTCTTCCTCTTCAATCTCTGGCAGTACATCGACTGCCGCAAACGACGTGTGTCTCCGTGCATTTGCATCAAAAGGAGAAATTCGTACCAAACGATGCACCCCGATTTCAGACTTTAAATACCCATAAACATAGTCACCCTTTATGAGTGCGGTAATTCTTTTAATTCCAGCTTCTTCACCAGGCAATACGTCAATGAGGGAAAGTGTATATCCACTTCTTTCGACCCAGCGGCTATACATACGGAATAACATAGATACCCAGTCACATGACTCTGTCCCACCGGCTCCCGCATAAATACTCAAGTAAGCACTGCAATGGTCATGGGGTTCGCCAAGCATTGTACGCAATTCAAATTTTTCGAGCTTTTGGGTAAAGGACTTAATGTCTTTGACGACTTCAGCCTCCGCTTGTTCATCTTGCTCTTCTTCCGCAAGCATAGATAAACACTCGATATCATCGAGTGTCTTTTGTAATTCATGAAGAGGCAAGATAATCCCTTTGAGTGATTTCAATTTTCTGATAGTTTGTTGTGCCTTATCCTTCTTTTCCCAAAAGGTTGGTGAAGAGAATTGTTCTTCTAATATTGAAAGCTCTTTTTCTTTATTCTCCAGGTCAAAGAGAGTCCCTGAGGTGGAGTAAGCGCTCTCGAAGGGGGGTTAATTCCTTTTCAATATTACTGATCATAATTACGTTACCTTAACTATACTGTTTAAAAATTCTTTTTTGAGATTATTTTGGTTGCAGGGTTTACCTTGAGGTATCAAAAGCGTGGCTATTTACTCCGCTCAAGATGGCAATGCTGAAAGGCTCTCCCAGAGTATAATATACTCTAAAAATGCGAAAATTCTCATTTAAGAAACAAAATTATAAATTATATAATATGTATATGTCAATATAGAATTTGGAATTGACTTGAGTGGGAAATATTCTTATCATGTTTCATAATGTCTGGCCAATTACTTATAAAACTTTGGACGGTTGTTGATTGGCGGTGAAAACTTGTGCGGCAATCTTGCCAAAGAAACTCAGTTAGAGATAAAAACAGGGCCAATAAAATAAAATAATACGAATGTGCGTGTGATTGCTGGCAGTGCAAGGGGTATCTGTCTCAGTTCGGTAAAAGGAAGTTCGACAAGACCTATACCGGATAGGATAAAAGGATCGTTATTCAATATCCTTGCGGATGTTGTTCCAGGGAGTCGTGTTCTTGATATGTATGCCGGTACCGGTGCGATTGGAATAGAGGCATTAAGTCGAGGGGCAAAATCCTGTATTTTTGTAGAAAACGAGTGGTCGGCTATTCAGGTTATTAAAAAAAATCTTGAAGTGACCAGGCTTCAAGATAAGGCGCGAGTCTTAAATTATGATGTGTTCGAAATTGCCCCATACCTGGAAAAAAACAATGTCGAAATTGATCTTGTACTTGCCAGCCCACCATATCCTCTTATCGAAAAAAATTCATATAGAGATAAACTCTTGACCTTGTTTTCGTCTTTATGCAGTAAGCATATCATACAATCAGAAGGCCTGATAATGCTGCAGCACAGAAAAACAGATTTTGAGATGGCTCCGGAGGTTTTTTCTATAGAATTATTTGATACTCGAATTTACGGTGATACACAAATCTCTTTTTTCAAGAACACCATGAAACAGGGTCATTCTTCATGAAATACTGGGAAGAACAAGGGAAAATAAAAATTGCAGCGCCTGCAAAGATTAACCTATTTCTTGAGATATTGGGTAAGCGACCGGACGGTTATCACGAAATTGAAACGGTTATGCAGGAGGTTAGTTTATGCGATTATATTTATATGGAAAACCATGACAGAGACATAGAATTTGTCTGCTCGAATCCAAAACTTCCTATTGGCGAGGATAATCTTGTTTTAAAGGCTGTCCGTCTCTTTCAGAAAGAATCCGGGATCTTTAGAGGGGTGAAAATATATTTAGAAAAAAGAATACCAGTTGGGGCGGGACTTGGCGGAGGAAGTAGCGATGCAGTGGCCACCTTGTTTGGGTTAAACAAGATATGGAAGGTTGAGTATAATGAAAAAAAATTAATGTCACTTGCTGAAAAATTAGGTTCTGATACCCCCTTTTTTGTTCCTGGAAGCACAGCGATATGCAGAGGAAGGGGAGAGGTGGTTACTCCATATCCTTTAAATGTAAAGTATAATTACATAATAATTTATCCAAGATTTGAGGTAAGTACTGCGACGATATATAAAAATTTCAAAATTGTCTTGACAAAAAATTTAAAAGATGTTAATTTTCTCCTGCAATCATTGTCGTCAGGCAGCCCGGAGAAATTAGGGGCTTGTTTACATAACCGCTTGGAAGAAGTGGTCTTTCGGCTCTATCCAGACATTGAGAGAATAAAAAAAACGTTGGCAAAGTTTGATTTTTGTGGCATACTTCTGTCGGGAAGCGGTTCGGCTTTATATGGTTTATGTAAGGGGGAAAGAGATTCGAAGGAAATTGAACGGCAAATAAAGATGCTTGATATTGGCGATGTGTTTGTGGTAACCAATGATTTCAATGACAATGCTAAGTGAACGGAAGGGGGAGAAAACGTGAATATTACTGAAGTCAGGGTAAAGTTAACAGAAGCTAAGAAAAACAGATTACAGGCATTTTGCAGTATTACGATAGATGACGATTTTGTCGTAAGGGATCTAAAGGTTATCGAAGGACACAAAGGGGCATTCGTGGCTATGCCCAGCAGAAAACTCACAGATAGATGTCCAAAGTGTGGTGGTAAAAATCATTTAATGGCGCAGTACTGTAATGATTGTGGCACTAAATTGAATGAGAAGCGTGCATCCAAAGGTGCAGGGAGATTGAAGTTACATGCAGATACAGCCCATCCAATAAATTCACGCTGCAGAGAACAGATACAAGAAAAAGTACTCACCGCTTATAGGGAAGAAGTAGAAAAATCCCAAAAACCTGGTTATAAGCCTCCCAAGTATGAAGATATGGAAGATGTCGATTTCGAAGATCTGGAGGATTTGGAATCAGAAAAAAGCGATACCTAAAAGTAACTTTTTATAGATAGATTCATCCTGTCAGCTTCATGCCAGATTTTTGATAATAAATAGGCTTTTTCCTTGTTTATCAAATTTGTGCCCCCCTTAAAACATACCTTTAAAGGCGATGCGTGAATGGTATCGCTGTTCCTATAACTTTAGTTTAATGTTTTGTACATTGATTCATAACTCTTTTCATAACGTAACAGTTCAATGATTAAAACAGGTTCACAAATTTTATTGGATGCATTAATTAGGGAAGGGGTTGAGTATATCTTTGGAATTCCAGGAGGTGCAAATCTCCCTCTCTTTGATGCATTATATGAGTCTCCCATAAAGTTCATATTGACTCGACACGAGCAAGGCGCAGGTCATGCTGCGGATGGATATGCCAGGGCTACCGGCAAGGTGGGTGTTTGCCTTGCCACATCGGGTCCCGGTGCAACAAACTTAGTCACAGCAATTGCAACGGCCTATATGGATTCTGTGCCTATGGTTGCTATAACAGGACAGGTCAAGACATTTCTCATTGGGAATGATGCCTTCCAGGAAGCTGATATTATTGGAATTACACGTCCTATAACAAAGCACAGTTACCTGGTGAAAGATGTTAAAGACCTTGCCAGAATCGTAAAAGAAGCATTTTATATAACTAACACAGGAAGGCGCGGTCCGGTGTTGATTGATCTTCCCGTAGATATTACCCTGGAAAAATGTGAGGAAATAATACCAACAGAGGTTGACCTCCCTGGATACAAGCCCAGATACGAGGGTAATATCCGCCAAATCAAGATTGCCGCTGAAGAGATTAATAACTCCGGGCGGCCTGTTGTCTACACCGGGGGTGGTATTGTTGCTTCTGATAGTTCAAAGGAGTTGCTTGAACTAGCAGAAAAGGGGAATCTCCCGGTAACCACAACGCTTATGGGTCTCGGCGGATTTCCGGAAGACCACGATTTGTCATTGGGAATGTTGGGTATGCACGGGACTGTATACGCCAATTTTGCAGTGACCGAGTGTGACCTTCTCATAGCTATCGGATCACGGTTTGACGATCGGGTTACCGGAAAGATTGATGAATTTGCCCCCCATGCGAAGATTATCCATATTGATGTCGATCCAGCATCCATCAGTAAAACCATTAAGGTAGATATCCCCATTGTTGGTGACGCAAAAAATATTTTACAAGAACTCAATAAACATATTCATTTTGCGGAGAGGAAAGAATGGTTTGATAAAATCAAATCCTGGAAGGAAAAAAATCCATTATTGTACAACAAGAGTGAGAACGTTATTAAACCACAATATGTCATTGAGCAAATATGCGATGCGGGTAAGGGGAACGTTATCATCACAACAGAAGTAGGACAAAATCAGATGTGGGCAGCCCAATTTTTCACCTATACAAAACCGCGGACATTTCTGTCTTCAGGAGGACTGGGTACGATGGGTTATGGTTTTCCTGCCGCAATCGGTGCTCAATTGGGATGTCCAGACAAAATTGTTGTGGATATTGCCGGTGATGGTAGTATCCAAATGAACATCCAGGAACTCAGTACCGTTGCACGTTTAAATATCCCTGTAAAGATAGCTATTTTGAATAATGGTTATCTGGGAATGGTACGACAGTGGCAGGAACTATTTTACAATAAACGGTATTCCGGTGTTAATTTGAATGGTAATCCTGATTTTGTCAAGTTGGCTGAGGCATACGGCGCAAAAGGATTTTTAGTGGAGAAAAAAGAACAAGTACGACCAACGATAGAAAAGGCTTTTTCTATCAAATGTCCTGTCATTATGGATTTTAGGATTGACCCAACAGAGAATGTCTTTCCGATGGTGCCAGCAGGACAAGCGATACACAGAATGATCGGAACCATGGCATAACGGAACTAATTGTAGCTATTTTATGTTTTAACCCATAGAACAGATGCTCCACGAGCAAACTTATAATGCGTAATCAAATAGAGGGAATAAGCGATGGCCGCTGTAACTACCAGGAAAAAAATGACATATGCTGATTATTTAAAGATTGATGACAATAATCGCTACGAAATTTTAAGCGGGGAATTATGTATGGTTCCAGCGCCATCAACAGACCACCAAGGTGTGTCAAGGAATTTAGAGTTTCTTATCTGGAACTTTGTAAAAGAAAAGAGGCTTGGGAAGGTTTTTGATGCCCCAATTGATGTCGTTTTCGATGATGACGAGGTATTTCAGCCGGATATCGTTTTTATTACCAGTGAAAACCAAGGTATAATACGCAAGACTGCAATCCATGGCATACCCGACCTTATTGTTGAAATAGTATCCCCGTCGTCCGCTTTTTATGATACGGTGGAAAAGAAGGAAATATATAGAAAATACGGTGTAAAAGAATATTGGATACTATTTCCTGAAGAAAGAGTTATTGAGGTCTTAACTTTAGAAAAAGGTGAATACCTGGAATTTTGCAAATCAAAAAGAGAAGGGATAGTGAAGTCTAAAATATTGGAAGGATTAGAAATAGACTCTAAGGATGTGTTTAATTGAAGAATTTTTATATCATATTGGAATTTTTAAAATAGTAATTTTTTGGTGGAAGATCAAATGGGTTTACTTTTAGGAGCAGCAATTACGTTAGTCATTTTAGGCATGGTCTTTGGGATAGGTCTTGCCATTGCCTCAGATAAATTTGCCGTGAAGGTCGATCCCCGCATTGACAGCATTAATGAAGTGCTTCCTGGTGCAAATTGTGGGGCATGTGGCCAACCCGGTTGCAGTGGTTTTGCCCAGGCAGTAGTGGAAGGCAAGGCGCCTGTAACAGGTTGTACGGTAGGACAAGCCGCGGTGGCAAAGCTTGTTGCAAACGTTATGGGGGTCAAATTTGAAAATAGAGAACGTGTTGTTTCCGTTGTAATGTGCCATGCGAGGGGAGTTAAGGATAAATTTGTTTATCATGGGATTAAAGATTGCCGTGCTGCAAATATTGTTGGCGGGGGTTTTTTAGGTTGTGATTACGGCTGTTTGGGTTTGGGTACCTGCGTAGAGGCCTGTAAATTTGAGGCGATGTATATGGGGGAAGATAATCTTCCCAAGGTAATTGAGGAGCGGTGTACAGGCTGTGGAAAATGTGCAGCTGTTTGTCCCAGAAAGATTATCAGTATATTGCCAGAATCCAAAATGGTGCACGTGCGATGCAAATCCCTTGATAAAGGCGCAGTAGCGAAAAAGATTTGTCAGGATTCTTGTATAGCTTGTAAACAGTGCGAGAAGATATGTCCATACGATGCCATCCACGTGCAAAACAATCTTGCCGTAATTGATTATAACAAATGTACCTCCTGTGGAAAATGTGTTGAGGTTTGCCCCAACCATACAATAATCAATTTTGCCAGAGAGCGCAGTCAGATCAAGCATACCTTGACCGTATAAATGCATCAAGACCGTTTTTACCTACCATATGCACCCTCAACTCGTGAAATTTGGTTGAATGGTGACGAAGCTCATCATATCCTGCATGTAAAACGAGCAAAACTGGGGACAAAAATTACCCTTTTTGATGGGAAAGGGTTTGAATACCTTGCACATGTTACTGAAATTTTAAGTGACAAATTAAAGATATTCATTGAGGAGTGCAAATCTGTCGATAGAGAACCCGGTATTGATATTACTATTGCCTTTTCTATCCCCAAAGGGAAACTCGTGACCTTTCTCATTCAAAAATGTGCAGAGTTAGGCGTAAAGAACCTGATCCCCCTCCACTGCAAACGAAGTGTCATAGATATCCGAGACAAATCCGCTGAAAAGATTGAAAGATGGAATAAAATCACAACTGAGGCGTCCAAACAGTGTAAACGAAACTTTGTCACTAATGTAGAAAATATCATGTCTTTGGACGATTTAATAAAAAACATTCGCAATTACGACCTTTCACTCATTGCATGCACCGAACCCCATACGAAGACATTAAAACGTCTATTAAGTGAACACCCATCAGGTAAAAAGATTATTTGTCTCATAGGGCCGGAAGGTGGTTTTACCCCAAGTGAAATTGAAACAGCAGAGAAAGCAGGCTGCATACCCGTCAGCATGGGTCTTTCGACATTGCGGATCGAAACAGCTGCCATTGCTGTCTCTTCCATGCTTCTTTATGCATATTCTGATTAGAAAAGACGGAAGAAAGGGTTGATTTCTTTCCATACCTTGCTATGCTACATTTACTTAAGCCCCTTCAACCTGAAGGAATCCATCCTGCAGTGTGTAAAGGGCTAAAGAACAATTATTCCGTGGGTTATGAAAGAACCAAAATCCCTGTTCCTGACTGAAGATTCACTTGGCATCGTTACAGACCTTTATCAACTGAGTATGGCTGCCGGATACTTTGAACAGAAGATGCACGATGTCGTAACTTTTGAATTGTTCGTTCGCCACTTACCGAAAAATCGCTCTTATCTCGTTGTCGCAGGACTGGAACAGGTGCTGCACTATCTGACCCATATTACCTTTTCACCAAAAACTATTCAATTTTTAAGACGGCTACCTATCTTTCACAATGTGGGTCAGGAATTCTTTGAATACTTAAAAAATTTTACTTTCCGTGGAGACGTTTACGCTATGCCCGAAGGAACAATTGTCTTTGCGGATGAGCCCATGCTTCGGGTTACTGCCCCTATTATTGAGACACAGATTGTAGAGACGTATCTTCTTTCAATCATTAATTTCCAGACCTCAATAGCCACAAAGGCGTCAAGGGTCGTATCTTCAGCCCAGGGGCGAGAGGTAATTGATTTTGGTACTCGTCGTGCCCATGGTCCTCAGGCAGGTGTCCTTGCAGCAAGGTCGTGTTTTATCGGTGGATGCAAGGGTACCTCCAATGTATTTGCGGCCTGTGAACTGGGCATACCAGCAGTAGGAACAGTAGCCCATTCGTGGGTCATGGCCTTTGAAAATGAACAAGATTCATTCTATAAATTTCACGAAATATTTCCTGATAATACTACCCTGCTCATTGATACGTATGATACCCTGGCCGGAGCAAGGCATGCGGCCATGATTGGTAAGAAGCTGAAGGGTGTTCGTATTGACAGCGGAGACATATTGGAACTTAGCAAGAAAGTACGAAGTATTTTAGATACTGAAGGGTTACAACATGTCAAGATCGTTGCCAGTGGCGATCTCAATGAAGATCGTATTGATAATTTGTTAAGGAATGGTGCACCCATTGATTCCTTTGGCGTGGGTACCGAGATGGTAACTTCCAAAGATGCTCCCGCATTGGGTGGCGTCTATAAGTTAGTTGAGCAGGAGCATAATGGGAAAATTATTCCGAGGATGAAATTCAGTAAAGACAAACTTACGTACCCATGCAAAAAACAGGTATATCGCATCATCGATAAAGCGGATAATTTTGTAAACGATGTAATCGGGCTTGAAGGTGAAAATTTGCAGGGAATATCCCTTTTAATACCTGTTATAAAAAATGGTAAGATATGTTACGACCTGCCAACAGTGCACGAAATCCAACGTACCACATCAAACAACCTTACACACCTGCCAGTACCCTTCAAACGGTTAACCGATGCTGAAACCTACCCTGTTACCAAAAGCAAAGGACTGGAGGCAAAGAGACACGAGGCTGAAAAAATACTGAAGGACATTAATATACCGTTGGCTGCGTTGTTTGAAGGGCCTGTTTAACCTAAACCTAAAATTAAGGAAAATAAGCCAAATCTTTCAAAATGACAACCAAAAGGTAGTTACACCGCCTTTTGCTTATGAAGAAACGTGCGCTTGTCTCAATTAGTTCAATACAGACTCAAGACCTGCCCTGAATTGATTTTCGTCTTCGTTGTTATAGAATGGTACACCAATCAAACGATATTTCTTGTCTCCAAACATCAGCGGTTTACCGCCAAACTTGGAAGTGATTTCTTTCAGGAAGGTCTCTTTCCATCGGTCATACTCTTTGAGGTGTCTCCCCTTTGGCTCGATGAAAAGCTGGTAGATAAGCAACTTGCCGGTTTTCTCGCGCAGGAACAATACGAAATCTGGCTGAAAGGCTTGACCATCGGCAAAGTTGTAGATGGCAAAGTGCCCTTCATTACGCAGCAGATAGATTTGCTCGTATTGCTCTTGCAGTTTTTGCATCTGCCGATCCAGCATACGTACAAAGGCTTTTTCTTCGCATGTGCCGTAAATGGTGTTGAAGGCAAACCAATCTTTGGCAGAGACAAAATGCTCAAACTGT containing:
- the prfB gene encoding peptide chain release factor 2 (programmed frameshift), whose product is MISNIEKELTPLRERLLHLRDSLDLENKEKELSILEEQFSSPTFWEKKDKAQQTIRKLKSLKGIILPLHELQKTLDDIECLSMLAEEEQDEQAEAEVVKDIKSFTQKLEKFELRTMLGEPHDHCSAYLSIYAGAGGTESCDWVSMLFRMYSRWVERSGYTLSLIDVLPGEEAGIKRITALIKGDYVYGYLKSEIGVHRLVRISPFDANARRHTSFAAVDVLPEIEEEEEVEINENELRVDTYRASGAGGQHVNKTSSAVRITHIPTGIVVQCQSERSQHQNRRMALSMLKAKMYQIKEKEREKELSAAYDEKGEIAWGHQIRSYVLQPYSLVKDLRTGKETGNTQAVLDGEIDEFMEAYLKWRLVKTH
- the ilvB gene encoding biosynthetic-type acetolactate synthase large subunit, producing MIKTGSQILLDALIREGVEYIFGIPGGANLPLFDALYESPIKFILTRHEQGAGHAADGYARATGKVGVCLATSGPGATNLVTAIATAYMDSVPMVAITGQVKTFLIGNDAFQEADIIGITRPITKHSYLVKDVKDLARIVKEAFYITNTGRRGPVLIDLPVDITLEKCEEIIPTEVDLPGYKPRYEGNIRQIKIAAEEINNSGRPVVYTGGGIVASDSSKELLELAEKGNLPVTTTLMGLGGFPEDHDLSLGMLGMHGTVYANFAVTECDLLIAIGSRFDDRVTGKIDEFAPHAKIIHIDVDPASISKTIKVDIPIVGDAKNILQELNKHIHFAERKEWFDKIKSWKEKNPLLYNKSENVIKPQYVIEQICDAGKGNVIITTEVGQNQMWAAQFFTYTKPRTFLSSGGLGTMGYGFPAAIGAQLGCPDKIVVDIAGDGSIQMNIQELSTVARLNIPVKIAILNNGYLGMVRQWQELFYNKRYSGVNLNGNPDFVKLAEAYGAKGFLVEKKEQVRPTIEKAFSIKCPVIMDFRIDPTENVFPMVPAGQAIHRMIGTMA
- a CDS encoding stage V sporulation protein G, whose protein sequence is MNITEVRVKLTEAKKNRLQAFCSITIDDDFVVRDLKVIEGHKGAFVAMPSRKLTDRCPKCGGKNHLMAQYCNDCGTKLNEKRASKGAGRLKLHADTAHPINSRCREQIQEKVLTAYREEVEKSQKPGYKPPKYEDMEDVDFEDLEDLESEKSDT
- the ispE gene encoding 4-(cytidine 5'-diphospho)-2-C-methyl-D-erythritol kinase → MKYWEEQGKIKIAAPAKINLFLEILGKRPDGYHEIETVMQEVSLCDYIYMENHDRDIEFVCSNPKLPIGEDNLVLKAVRLFQKESGIFRGVKIYLEKRIPVGAGLGGGSSDAVATLFGLNKIWKVEYNEKKLMSLAEKLGSDTPFFVPGSTAICRGRGEVVTPYPLNVKYNYIIIYPRFEVSTATIYKNFKIVLTKNLKDVNFLLQSLSSGSPEKLGACLHNRLEEVVFRLYPDIERIKKTLAKFDFCGILLSGSGSALYGLCKGERDSKEIERQIKMLDIGDVFVVTNDFNDNAK
- a CDS encoding NAD(P)-dependent glycerol-3-phosphate dehydrogenase; translated protein: MTSKSFIKKITVVGNGGWGTTLAILLHKKGYAITLWGADASYVDYLREKKENVKFLKGIPIPEGIYITSDISNKLMNAELIVSATPTPYLRSVLTKFKGIFVPGIPIVSVTKGIENDTLMRPSEIITNVLGKQPISLLLGPSHAEEVARGLPTTIVASSIDGNLARVVQEVFTTERFRVYTNPDMIGVELGAAMKNVIAIAAGICDGLKFGDNSKAALISRGLAEISRLGIAMGAQRCTFSGLTGLGDLITTCISPYGRNRWVGEQIGKGKKLQEILEKMEQIAEGVWTTKSVMTLSDKFKVEMPITREIYSVLFTDKNPLEAVSNLMMRAPRSEMEELI
- the rsmD gene encoding 16S rRNA (guanine(966)-N(2))-methyltransferase RsmD, whose amino-acid sequence is MRVIAGSARGICLSSVKGSSTRPIPDRIKGSLFNILADVVPGSRVLDMYAGTGAIGIEALSRGAKSCIFVENEWSAIQVIKKNLEVTRLQDKARVLNYDVFEIAPYLEKNNVEIDLVLASPPYPLIEKNSYRDKLLTLFSSLCSKHIIQSEGLIMLQHRKTDFEMAPEVFSIELFDTRIYGDTQISFFKNTMKQGHSS
- a CDS encoding rubrerythrin is translated as MNIYDYAMQMEKDGENYYHDSAQKINNSGIKKILYLLADAEVKHYDILQKMKNSETIQMLDTEILSNVKNIFAKMKEENDIVGVNISQIGLYKKAQEIEKKSQIFYLEKAGEVNNPSQKEIFLKIADEEKKHYFILENILDFVSRPQNWLENAEWYHLEEY
- a CDS encoding serine hydroxymethyltransferase, yielding MITLKNDDPEVWQAIQEESERQQNTIDLIASENICSPAVQEAQGSSMTNKYAEGYSGKRWYAGCGNVDTVEMLAIERAKKIFGAEYANVQPHAGSQANMAVCFAVLKPGDRILGMDLSHGGHLTHGFKKNFSGMLYEITHYGVKKETGYIDYDELRDIALKTKPHMIIAGASAYPRILDFPRFRKIADEVGAYFMADIAHIAGLVAGGVHPNPVPYADFVTTTTHKTLRGPRGGLILCKAKYAKQVDSVVFPGIQGGPFMHIIAAKAVAFKEAMTEEFKQCQRQTVQNAKAMAQEFVKRGYNIVSGGTDNHLFLIDLRNKGITGKEAQMLLETVDIILNRNTIPFDERGANEPSGIRIGTPTVASRGMKEAEVIKIAECIDKVLSQPNDTKVKDAVRKTVKDLCSAYPLYSEVEAYQVAK